Genomic segment of Corynebacterium appendicis CIP 107643:
TCGAGGGCGGTTCCGAGGCACAGGGGCCAACCTGAAAGCTACGCCACGTATTTCCTGGTCTCTGCCAGCCAGGTGTCGAGCTCCCCGGCGTCCTCCCACAGGTCGTACAACTCGGAGGTGCCGGGGCGGAGGGCTTGGCTGGCGCGGCGGCGGATCCAGCGGCGGTCGTCGAGGGTGAAAGGGTACCGCAGCGCAGCGGCGAGCGCTTCGGATGGGACATGCCCGTTGAGCACGGCGGCTAAAGCGATGACGGATTCAGCTTCATCGGTGCCGAGCGGTCCCCGGCCACAGTCGAAACGGAACTGGTCCATGCGGAAGGAGCCGTCGGCAAGCGCTGCGACGGCGTCCACTGCGGGGTCGTTGTCGAACGGCCCGATGTCCCACGTTCCCATGGCGGATTACGTTAGGCAACGTAGGTGAATGGGACGTAGCGTGGCTTTAAACGTTGTTCGACTAATGGGAGAAACTTCAGTCCCGGATGCGCGCGACAAGCGCGTCGACCTGCGTTTTCAAGGCCGCAAGGTCGCCATTGTTGTCGATGAGGACATCGGCGGCGGCGTTGCGGGTGTCGTCGTCGAGCTGTTGCGCGATGCGGGCGCGCGCGTCGGCTTCGTCCAGGCCGCGCGACGTGACTAGGCGCCGCACGCGTTCTTCGGCGTCGACATCGACGACGACAGTGAGGTCCATATCGCGGTGCATGCCCAAGTCGACGAGCAGCGGCATGTCATACACGACGGCCGGCTCGCCGGCAGCGTCCGCGTCCGCGAATCGGCGCTCGGACTCCGCGCGGATCGCCGGGTGAGTGATCGAGTTCAGCTTTTCCGTTTGCCGCTTATCGGCGAACGCCCTCCCGGCCAATTTCCCCCTATCCAGCGTGCCGTCCTCCCGGATGATGTCAGCCCCGAACTCCGCCGCGACGTCGTCGAGGACGGGGGAGCCCGGCTCCATGATCTCGCGGGCTATCTGATCGGCGTCGACTACCGCGAAGCCGGCTTCGGCCAGCATCTTCGCCACCGTTGATTTGCCGCTGCCGATTCCGCCGGTCAATCCGATCTTCTTCATGAGCTTTCGCCCTCCTGTGACGTGGTTGATTAGATCCCGTTTTCTCGATGTTGCTGAATGGAATTCGCGTAGGGAATGTCGCTGAGTAGATGTCGCTTAGTAGGTCTCGCTTAGTGGATCCCGCCGCAGAAGTCCCAGAACATTTGCGCGGCCGTGGCGAGATTCGCCCGGAATTCCTCCGGTCGTTCAGCGGTGTCGGTGTTCCAGCAGACGCAGAACTCGGCGTCGTCGGGAAGCGGGGTGTACGAGATGCCGAAGCCTTCCGGCAGGGTCGGTGCGAAGCAGTAGCGGACGATCTGGTTGGGGCCGCCGATGGAGGTCGTGGACAGGAAGTCGCGGCGCACGGCGGTGGCGGCGCGGTCGGAGAAGAAGGCATCCGAGTCATCGATGCGGGCCATCATCTGGATGTGACGGTCGAACCCGTTGCCGGACTTGCAGCGTTTCACCCACCCTCGGTGGGCGTCGAGGGCGGAGGTGAGGTCGTCGGGGGTGGCGGTGCCGTCGATAAGCTTTTCTGCGAAGGCGACCGCTTCCGGCGTGGCGGCGCGCAAGCATTCGGTGCGGCCGGCGCGGAATTCGCGCATGTCGACGGCCTCGTAGACCGCACGCACATGCCCGTACGTCAGCTGCTGCGCGATGTGCATGGTGAGCTGCGCCGAGGCGTCGCGGCTGATCTTGAACGGCAGGTCCGCCGGGATGCTGTGCGGGACCGTGATGATGTCAGTGGCCAGTTTCCCGGCGACTTTCTCGAAGTCGTCGAGGTGCGCGGTGATCGTCTGCTGCGTCGCGTCGTCAAGGTCCCAGACGAGCTCGTCCGGCCCTACGGCGCTGGCGCTGGCTGTGTCGGGCAGCTCCGCGCTCTGCATGCGGGTGATCGCGGTGACGAGCGTGGCGCCGTCCTGGCACGAATGCTCGACGTGCACGGCTGCCCAGTCGCTGTTCAAGCTGACCTGGTAACTCAGCGGCTTGTACACCCACGCGCCGCGCGGGGTGAAGGTCGCCTCGCGGATGCGTTCGCTGTCGCTCTTCGTGGAGGCATCTGCGGCGTCCTGCACGTCGATGGTGAACAGCATGTCGCTGAGGCGCTCGTAGGTGGCGCGGTTGCCACTGTTTTCGAGGATGGTCGGCAACAGGTCGGCGAGAATGCCGGAGCCGAGCAGTGACGGGGCGTTGAAATCGAGGGCAGTGTCACTGGGTGCCGCGGCGAGTTCCAGCACCCGAGCGAGACCGTCGCGCAGAACAGCAGGGGACAGAGGGGTACCCTCGGCATCGCTGACGGGCAGTGCGAACAGACGGCCGTCGACGAAGATGCCGATCTCGCGGTCAGCGGCACCGAGCTGCGTCGCGACGATCCCGTCTTCGCCTTCCTCCGGGTGCCTGATGCCGCCTGCGTACACGAACCACTGGTTCATGGTGATGCGGTTGCCGCGGGCGTCCACATCCTGGGGCAGCGCATCAGCTGCGGCGGCGAGGTGGACGGTGGCCGCGCGGCGGATGAACTCGACGGCGCGGTCCAGGCCGGCTGAG
This window contains:
- the coaE gene encoding dephospho-CoA kinase, which translates into the protein MKKIGLTGGIGSGKSTVAKMLAEAGFAVVDADQIAREIMEPGSPVLDDVAAEFGADIIREDGTLDRGKLAGRAFADKRQTEKLNSITHPAIRAESERRFADADAAGEPAVVYDMPLLVDLGMHRDMDLTVVVDVDAEERVRRLVTSRGLDEADARARIAQQLDDDTRNAAADVLIDNNGDLAALKTQVDALVARIRD
- a CDS encoding choline/carnitine O-acyltransferase; amino-acid sequence: MAHPTPHPATTDLKPLPVPPLDGTLDAYSHALEAVLDGSELVHARGVVESFRTGAGPRLDEQLRVRASQREAAGTNWLNDEWYSSYLTTRSPLTLASNVGFQIAFPVTGGADGFDADSAAGSSAGLDRAVEFIRRAATVHLAAAADALPQDVDARGNRITMNQWFVYAGGIRHPEEGEDGIVATQLGAADREIGIFVDGRLFALPVSDAEGTPLSPAVLRDGLARVLELAAAPSDTALDFNAPSLLGSGILADLLPTILENSGNRATYERLSDMLFTIDVQDAADASTKSDSERIREATFTPRGAWVYKPLSYQVSLNSDWAAVHVEHSCQDGATLVTAITRMQSAELPDTASASAVGPDELVWDLDDATQQTITAHLDDFEKVAGKLATDIITVPHSIPADLPFKISRDASAQLTMHIAQQLTYGHVRAVYEAVDMREFRAGRTECLRAATPEAVAFAEKLIDGTATPDDLTSALDAHRGWVKRCKSGNGFDRHIQMMARIDDSDAFFSDRAATAVRRDFLSTTSIGGPNQIVRYCFAPTLPEGFGISYTPLPDDAEFCVCWNTDTAERPEEFRANLATAAQMFWDFCGGIH
- a CDS encoding DUF4259 domain-containing protein — translated: MGTWDIGPFDNDPAVDAVAALADGSFRMDQFRFDCGRGPLGTDEAESVIALAAVLNGHVPSEALAAALRYPFTLDDRRWIRRRASQALRPGTSELYDLWEDAGELDTWLAETRKYVA